The genomic DNA CTCAAGCAAGCCACGCGGGCTTCGCAGGTCAGCAGGGTCATGTGGCCCGTCTGCCGTCGCTAGCGTGGTGCTGGCGGTGGCATTCGGAGTGCACGAGGCGAAGATTGTTCCGCTCGTCCGTGCCGCCGTCTCGCCGGTAGGTGAAGTGATGCTTGTGGAGCATCTTCTTCGAGGCCGCGAACCAGTTGATCCACTCGCGTGGACTGTCCGGTTCGTACTCGGCTCCGACGATCAGCGCCTGTTTGCAGAGAGGACAGAGCCCCTGCTGCCGGACCGCCAGCACAAGACTCGTCTTGTCCATCGGCGGCGGCGCTTTCCTGCGACGGCGGTCCCGCCAGTACTCAACCAGAGCGGGGTCGTCCGGAGACGCCGAGCCCTTGACCGGGTAGTGGCGGACGATGCCGGTCCAGGCGAACTTGATGAGGAAGGCCCCGCTGTCGCGGTCGCCGAACACCCACCGGTCTCGCCGGGACGGGTGGAACCTGCCGAAGTACCGGTCCACGACCCAGTACCTCGATTTGTTGCGGTGACGACGCCTGGCCCATTTGAAGGTCAGCCGCCACATGTAGTGATCCAGCGACGAGAACGTCGTCGTGGACGCCACCGCCCGGTAGTAGGCCGCCCAACCGCGAACGATCGGGATCAGCCTGCGCAACACAGCCTCGGCATTCGCCCCATGCAGGGCTCGAACCTCGGTCCGCAGTCGCGCCCGGAGCCTCTTGCAGGCTGCGGTGCTCGGTTTGATGATCAGCTTTCCGCCCGTTCGGCGGACGGTGAAGCCGAGGAAGTCGAACCCCTCATCGAGGTGAACGACCTTGGTCTTCTCCTCGTTGAAGCGAAGACCTCTCGGCTCCAGCCAGTCCTCCAGCCGAGCCCTGACCTGGTGCACCTGTTCCTCGTCGTGGCAGAGCACGACGAAGTCGTCGGCTTATGCCGTGTGCCGGGTTATGCCGACTGCGGCGGCGACAGCGTGACGGACCTGGGGTCTGGTTTCGAAAGCTTCAGCATAACCGGCGGCCTCTGCCCGAGGCGGCTCGTATCCCTGTCTGAGCAGGCGAGTTACCTGCAGACAGGAGAAGGCCATGGATGCGATCGGAGAGCGGCGCCGTGGGCCGGTGCCGTTGGTGGTGACGGGGCCATTGGCTCCGTACGAGTCGCTGGTGCGTACGGAGTTGGCGTCCCGAGGGTATGCGGAGTCGTCGGTGAGGGACGCGGTGCTCATGATGCGGCGCCTGAGCCTGTGGATGGACCGGCGTGAGCTCGCCG from Streptomyces sp. NBC_01478 includes the following:
- a CDS encoding group II intron maturase-specific domain-containing protein, whose amino-acid sequence is MLCHDEEQVHQVRARLEDWLEPRGLRFNEEKTKVVHLDEGFDFLGFTVRRTGGKLIIKPSTAACKRLRARLRTEVRALHGANAEAVLRRLIPIVRGWAAYYRAVASTTTFSSLDHYMWRLTFKWARRRHRNKSRYWVVDRYFGRFHPSRRDRWVFGDRDSGAFLIKFAWTGIVRHYPVKGSASPDDPALVEYWRDRRRRKAPPPMDKTSLVLAVRQQGLCPLCKQALIVGAEYEPDSPREWINWFAASKKMLHKHHFTYRRDGGTDERNNLRLVHSECHRQHHASDGRRAT